The proteins below are encoded in one region of Streptomyces ficellus:
- a CDS encoding LuxR C-terminal-related transcriptional regulator — translation MAETRESGAARRRPYADPYADPHSDPQADPHGEPYLLTRFAVPALPGTFLRRGRLTAHLDEAARTPLTMVNGPAGAGKTLLVADWVAGRAEPVAWLTIGDGDLTTDATEPGPGMWWAYLLQALRLSGVPLPPDIGCPADANRADPGLLTRLAAHLGTRERPVTVVLDEFDRVTDPRFAEQLAFVLHHAGPGLRLVLVTRTEPLLPLHRYRAAGELTEIRGAELAFTPAEATALLERHGMRLPPAAVRALVDRTRGWAAGLRLSALAAREHPDPETYLKEFEARRTTVADFLLAEVLERQSPETQDLLLRAGVLDRFCPALVNALTGRADAAAVLAELHRENAFVEDLGRDQYRLHPLFREILRAHLRVRSPGLEQELHRRAAHWLHGSAAGSLEETLAHGAAAQDWDFTAGALVDDLAIGQLFTGLRRGDLTELFAAMPPDAAGPAVDLVRAARALSLSDADRGLTHLRRAEDRLGEDTAGRAAARLSCALLEALAARLTGAPDRAGKAADAAGELRREVPARLLDEHPELFALLLAHVGSAHLWAGRFGDARTALSRAAGTARGPATPAAPAATPTPATALPREDALGGLALIDYLDGRLDRAERNALASLSVTERFGPPHLPGSALARLVLAGVAVERHELATAQRLLDTTAAAPAHGPPRDPVTEAGRAVVTARLLLARGGARAVLDALEREPGPGAGLATATGSPWADGATALAAAAAHLAEGRPEAAVGLLRTVPDDWPAGAAEAAGIRLAAEEALTADRTFSGVRAAGESFTESLAADGATLRLPDHAGPGLTVRAMLARARAADRVGDRATACRLVAKALYAARRERVRRPFFEAGPWIRPLLGTAPLQGLADGWLDPHRAAPAGAPRTGEPPPVVEELSGRERDVLRRLAQLMSTDEIAADLHVSPNTVKTHLKSVYRKLAVSRRNDAVRRAREHHLL, via the coding sequence ATGGCCGAGACCAGGGAGAGCGGCGCGGCCCGGAGACGGCCGTACGCCGATCCGTACGCCGATCCGCACAGTGATCCGCAGGCCGATCCGCACGGTGAGCCGTATCTGCTCACCCGGTTCGCCGTACCGGCCCTTCCGGGGACGTTCCTGCGGCGTGGACGCCTGACCGCCCACCTCGACGAGGCCGCCCGTACGCCGCTGACCATGGTGAACGGGCCCGCCGGCGCGGGCAAGACCCTGCTCGTGGCCGACTGGGTCGCGGGGCGGGCGGAACCCGTCGCCTGGCTCACGATCGGCGACGGGGACCTCACCACCGACGCCACGGAGCCGGGCCCCGGGATGTGGTGGGCGTACCTGCTCCAGGCGCTGCGGCTCTCCGGCGTACCACTGCCCCCGGACATCGGCTGCCCCGCGGACGCGAACCGCGCCGACCCCGGCCTGCTGACGCGCCTGGCCGCCCACCTCGGCACCCGTGAACGGCCGGTGACCGTCGTCCTGGACGAGTTCGACCGGGTGACCGATCCGCGGTTCGCGGAGCAACTGGCGTTCGTCCTGCACCACGCGGGCCCCGGCCTGCGCCTGGTCCTCGTCACCCGTACGGAACCCCTGCTGCCCCTGCACCGGTACCGGGCCGCCGGCGAGCTGACCGAGATCCGGGGCGCGGAACTCGCCTTCACCCCCGCGGAGGCGACCGCGCTGCTGGAACGGCACGGCATGCGCCTTCCACCCGCCGCGGTACGGGCCCTGGTGGACCGCACCCGGGGATGGGCGGCCGGGCTGCGGCTGAGCGCCCTCGCCGCGCGGGAGCACCCGGACCCCGAGACGTACCTGAAGGAGTTCGAGGCCCGACGGACCACCGTGGCGGACTTCCTGCTCGCGGAGGTCCTCGAACGGCAGTCACCGGAGACGCAGGACCTGCTGCTGAGGGCCGGCGTCCTGGACCGCTTCTGCCCCGCCCTGGTGAACGCGTTGACCGGACGTGCCGACGCCGCGGCCGTCCTGGCGGAACTGCACCGTGAGAACGCGTTCGTCGAGGACCTCGGCCGCGACCAGTACCGTCTCCACCCCCTCTTCCGCGAGATCCTCCGTGCTCATCTGCGTGTGCGGAGCCCCGGCCTCGAGCAGGAGCTGCACCGGCGGGCGGCGCACTGGTTGCACGGCTCCGCCGCCGGATCGCTGGAGGAGACGCTCGCGCACGGGGCCGCCGCGCAGGACTGGGACTTCACCGCCGGTGCGCTGGTGGACGACCTCGCCATCGGCCAGCTCTTCACCGGTCTGCGCCGCGGCGACCTCACCGAGTTGTTCGCCGCGATGCCGCCCGACGCGGCGGGCCCCGCCGTGGATCTCGTACGAGCGGCCCGGGCGCTGTCCCTGTCGGACGCGGACCGGGGCCTGACCCACCTGCGCCGGGCGGAGGACCGCCTCGGCGAAGACACCGCCGGCCGGGCGGCGGCCCGGCTGAGCTGCGCCCTCCTCGAAGCCCTCGCGGCGCGTCTCACCGGTGCGCCGGACAGGGCCGGCAAGGCCGCGGACGCGGCCGGCGAGCTTCGCCGCGAGGTCCCCGCCCGCCTCCTCGACGAGCATCCGGAACTCTTCGCCCTCCTGCTGGCCCACGTGGGCTCGGCGCATCTGTGGGCCGGCCGCTTCGGTGACGCGCGTACCGCACTGTCCCGGGCGGCCGGTACCGCCAGAGGGCCCGCCACGCCCGCCGCCCCCGCAGCGACGCCTACGCCCGCCACGGCACTGCCTCGGGAGGACGCGCTCGGCGGCCTGGCGCTCATCGACTACCTGGACGGCCGGCTCGACCGGGCGGAGCGCAACGCGCTGGCGTCCCTGTCCGTCACGGAGCGGTTCGGCCCGCCGCATCTCCCCGGCTCCGCCCTCGCGCGGCTGGTCCTCGCCGGTGTGGCCGTCGAGCGCCACGAACTGGCCACGGCCCAGCGGCTCCTTGACACGACGGCCGCCGCGCCCGCGCACGGCCCGCCGCGCGACCCGGTCACGGAAGCGGGCCGGGCCGTCGTCACCGCGCGTCTGCTCCTGGCCCGTGGTGGGGCCCGTGCCGTGCTCGACGCGCTGGAGCGGGAACCGGGTCCGGGGGCGGGGCTCGCGACCGCCACGGGGTCGCCGTGGGCGGACGGTGCGACCGCGCTGGCCGCCGCGGCCGCCCACCTGGCCGAGGGCCGGCCGGAGGCGGCTGTCGGGCTGCTGCGCACCGTGCCTGATGACTGGCCGGCGGGTGCGGCGGAGGCCGCCGGGATCCGGCTCGCCGCCGAGGAGGCCCTCACGGCCGACAGGACCTTCAGCGGGGTTCGCGCCGCCGGCGAGTCCTTCACCGAGTCCCTGGCGGCCGACGGGGCGACGCTCCGTCTCCCCGACCACGCCGGTCCCGGGCTGACCGTACGCGCCATGCTGGCGAGGGCGCGGGCGGCGGACCGCGTCGGGGATCGCGCGACGGCGTGCCGACTCGTCGCCAAGGCCCTGTACGCGGCCCGCCGCGAGCGGGTCCGGCGCCCCTTCTTCGAAGCCGGACCGTGGATCCGGCCGCTCCTGGGCACGGCGCCGCTGCAGGGCCTGGCCGACGGGTGGCTCGACCCCCACCGCGCGGCACCCGCCGGGGCACCCCGCACCGGCGAGCCCCCGCCCGTCGTCGAGGAACTCAGCGGACGGGAGCGCGACGTCCTGAGGCGGCTGGCCCAGTTGATGTCGACGGACGAGATCGCCGCCGACCTGCACGTCTCGCCGAACACGGTCAAGACCCACCTGAAGAGCGTGTACCGGAAGCTGGCCGTCAGCCGGCGCAACGACGCCGTCCGCCGCGCGCGGGAGCACCACCTGCTCTGA
- a CDS encoding Rieske 2Fe-2S domain-containing protein, with the protein MDALHRLAPSPEGPGRVLRGVDRLERWPGADGLIDALRALVRAAPLGAARDVLHGRWLGHPVHPLLVQVPIGTWLSAAVLDMLPGHRRGARVLIATGLAAAGPAAVSGWTDWAELPKEQQRVGLVHAAGNITAVALYAASFSARCRGRTGRGKALGLAGLCAVSAGGALGGHLAYRQAAGANHAEQVPHIVGPGWHTIGDVADFPVGEAVRRHVGEVPVMVVREAGGAVHVLADRCSHMAGPLSDGEIADGCVRCPWHGSVFRLEDGWNVRGPATAPQPAFDTRITDGRLDVRLRDVTGSTGSTADAA; encoded by the coding sequence ATGGACGCCCTGCATCGGCTGGCACCGTCACCCGAAGGACCCGGCCGCGTCCTGCGGGGCGTGGACCGGCTGGAGCGGTGGCCGGGCGCCGACGGGCTGATCGACGCCCTGCGGGCGCTGGTGCGGGCGGCGCCGCTGGGGGCCGCCCGGGACGTGCTGCACGGGCGCTGGCTCGGCCATCCGGTGCATCCCCTGCTGGTGCAGGTACCGATCGGGACGTGGTTGTCCGCGGCGGTGCTCGACATGCTGCCCGGCCACCGCCGGGGCGCGCGGGTCCTGATCGCCACCGGCCTGGCCGCGGCGGGACCGGCGGCGGTCTCCGGCTGGACGGACTGGGCCGAGCTGCCGAAGGAGCAGCAGCGTGTGGGGCTGGTGCACGCGGCCGGCAACATCACGGCCGTCGCGCTGTACGCCGCCTCGTTCAGCGCCAGGTGCCGAGGACGGACGGGGCGCGGCAAGGCGCTGGGGCTGGCCGGGCTGTGCGCGGTGTCCGCGGGCGGGGCACTGGGCGGTCACCTCGCCTACCGCCAGGCCGCCGGGGCCAACCACGCCGAGCAGGTGCCCCACATCGTCGGCCCCGGCTGGCACACCATCGGTGACGTCGCCGACTTCCCCGTGGGCGAGGCGGTACGGCGGCACGTGGGGGAGGTGCCGGTCATGGTGGTACGCGAGGCGGGCGGTGCCGTGCACGTGCTGGCCGACCGGTGCAGTCACATGGCCGGACCGTTGTCGGACGGCGAGATCGCCGACGGCTGCGTGCGCTGCCCCTGGCACGGAAGTGTGTTCCGCCTGGAAGACGGCTGGAACGTCCGCGGGCCCGCCACGGCTCCTCAGCCGGCCTTCGACACCCGGATCACCGACGGACGGCTCGACGTGCGCCTTCGTGACGTGACCGGGAGCACCGGGAGCACCGCCGACGCCGCGTGA
- a CDS encoding MFS transporter: protein MTALRKHAALLVSVAGAMIVALDGTVLLVAQPTLQRDLGASAAQVQWTSTGYLVAVAALLIIAGRLGDRYGHPRVLLVGVLGFGAASAGIALAPSAGWAIALRVAQGAFGALLQPGTLALLRLTYPADRLGTPVAIRTSAIAVAAGSGPILGGALVAAFGWRAVFWVNVPLTLAIAALTLALRTPEPANSVTQRLNLTSSALLAGLLAVAVHTLAGVPAHGWTAGPTLLGACAVAVLTVALTRHERRTEHPVVPCAVARSAPVTAAMALLLTTGAGLFGTLFTATFHLQNTLRLDPLACGLHVLPLTALMVLGSPVAAAALRRHGPRRTAIAGTALVVLGVLGLSRLGPTTPWAAMGLSFAVLGAGFAAVMVTSTGTVVGDAPPGYAGVVGGLKQTAMNVGPTLGIAVAAGTQGVSASAMGSSLPVLAALTALGLLSAARLPRHTPRPAPPRRVTPTAAETSRQAGT from the coding sequence ATGACCGCGCTCAGGAAGCACGCGGCGCTCCTGGTCAGTGTGGCCGGCGCGATGATCGTCGCCCTGGACGGCACCGTGCTGCTCGTGGCGCAGCCCACGCTCCAACGTGACCTCGGCGCGAGCGCCGCACAGGTCCAGTGGACGAGTACGGGGTACCTGGTCGCGGTGGCGGCGCTCCTGATCATCGCCGGACGCCTCGGGGACCGGTACGGACACCCCCGGGTACTGCTGGTCGGCGTACTGGGTTTCGGGGCCGCCTCCGCCGGGATCGCCCTCGCACCCTCGGCGGGCTGGGCCATCGCCCTGCGCGTCGCGCAAGGCGCCTTCGGCGCGCTGCTCCAGCCGGGGACGCTCGCCCTGCTGAGGCTGACGTATCCGGCCGACCGGCTCGGCACACCGGTGGCGATCCGCACCAGCGCGATAGCGGTCGCCGCCGGCAGCGGACCCATCCTCGGCGGCGCTCTCGTGGCCGCCTTCGGATGGCGAGCCGTGTTCTGGGTGAACGTCCCGCTCACGCTCGCCATCGCCGCGCTCACCCTGGCGCTCCGCACCCCGGAACCCGCCAACTCCGTCACCCAGCGGCTCAACCTCACGAGTTCGGCCCTGCTGGCGGGTCTGCTCGCCGTGGCCGTCCACACCCTGGCCGGCGTACCGGCGCACGGGTGGACCGCCGGGCCGACGCTGCTGGGAGCGTGCGCCGTCGCCGTGCTCACCGTGGCGCTCACCCGCCACGAACGCCGCACCGAGCACCCGGTCGTGCCGTGTGCCGTCGCCCGATCGGCACCGGTGACGGCGGCGATGGCGCTGCTGCTGACGACCGGCGCGGGCTTGTTCGGCACGCTGTTCACCGCCACCTTCCACCTCCAGAACACCCTCCGCCTCGACCCGCTCGCCTGCGGACTGCACGTGCTGCCGCTCACCGCGCTCATGGTCCTCGGCTCGCCCGTCGCCGCCGCGGCACTGCGCCGCCACGGCCCGCGCCGCACCGCGATCGCCGGCACCGCCCTCGTCGTCCTGGGCGTCCTGGGGCTCTCCCGGCTCGGGCCCACCACCCCGTGGGCGGCCATGGGCCTGTCGTTCGCCGTCCTGGGCGCCGGGTTCGCCGCCGTGATGGTCACCTCCACCGGAACCGTCGTCGGTGACGCGCCACCGGGGTACGCAGGAGTCGTCGGCGGACTCAAGCAGACCGCCATGAACGTCGGCCCCACGCTCGGCATCGCCGTCGCGGCCGGCACCCAGGGCGTTTCGGCGTCGGCCATGGGCTCCAGCCTGCCGGTCCTCGCGGCGCTCACCGCCCTCGGGCTGCTGTCCGCCGCCCGGCTGCCCCGGCACACGCCCCGCCCTGCACCGCCCCGGCGCGTCACCCCAACGGCAGCGGAGACGTCGAGGCAGGCGGGGACGTGA
- a CDS encoding TetR/AcrR family transcriptional regulator: MTAGDSLRERLIDAGVDLVLTEGSASVGLRDIARRAGVSHGAPRRYFPTHHSLLSAIARRGFEDLRARFEAATATASTPRAQLDAFARVYVAYALDRRGMFELMFRHDLLNSEQQPPQAQAQAQAQPPRLRELTLPLAGRFAALVAQCRGEAPAQAGEHEVTAALLWSGLHGIAQLWAWGSLPLVLGGPDPDDDAPKDPRLDRLVAALLDAHLGPVQA; encoded by the coding sequence ATGACTGCTGGAGACTCCCTGCGGGAGCGACTGATCGACGCCGGCGTGGACCTCGTGCTGACCGAGGGCTCCGCCTCCGTGGGCCTGCGCGACATCGCGCGCCGGGCCGGGGTGTCGCACGGGGCGCCCCGTCGGTACTTCCCCACGCACCACTCGCTGCTGTCGGCGATCGCCCGGCGTGGATTCGAGGACCTCCGGGCCCGGTTCGAAGCCGCCACCGCCACCGCGTCCACTCCGCGGGCCCAACTGGACGCCTTCGCGCGGGTGTACGTGGCGTACGCCCTCGACCGGCGTGGCATGTTCGAGCTGATGTTCCGGCACGACCTGCTGAACAGCGAGCAGCAGCCCCCACAAGCACAAGCACAAGCACAAGCACAACCACCACGACTGCGTGAGCTGACCCTCCCGCTGGCCGGGCGGTTCGCCGCACTGGTCGCCCAATGCCGGGGCGAGGCCCCCGCGCAGGCGGGCGAGCACGAGGTGACGGCGGCCCTGCTGTGGTCGGGCCTGCACGGCATCGCCCAACTCTGGGCCTGGGGAAGCCTGCCACTCGTCCTGGGCGGGCCGGACCCGGACGACGACGCGCCGAAGGACCCCCGCCTCGACCGGCTCGTCGCGGCGCTGCTGGACGCCCATCTCGGCCCGGTGCAGGCATGA
- a CDS encoding glycosyltransferase 87 family protein yields the protein MPSPRTLTVCALLAALTTALAVTVGTDGYHSDPAGLSWWYAVCWALFAVAVWAVRKVPARAVVPLVLAGSLAIAVTGLVAPPRTSTDMYRYAWDGRVQAAGISPYDHVPADPALSRLRDPWLFPSGAACTGPDRARVSAEVCTRLNRPRVHTIYPPQAEGYFRVVHALSPDGARHKPLQIGGALLSVATTVALLLILRRRGARWRAAYWAWCPAVPVEAVNNAHVDVLGVLFTVAALGVVARHRRAGGALLGLAVATKMLPAVVLPGALAGVRGVRDAARVAVTAAAVVTVLYAPYLLWSRASVFGFLGGYVAEEGYDDASARNRFALLRLVLPDAWALPAVVVVLAAVAVYVMRRGDPERPWAGALTVTGTAFLLLTPGYSWYALLLVALVALDGRWEWLTVAVAGAARYVTARAFDEPDTVGTTAYAVAAGLVLAAWVRRRHTGRPGGQEPTARGGPSAATRDASSAASR from the coding sequence ATGCCCAGCCCTCGTACCCTCACCGTGTGCGCCCTGCTCGCCGCCCTCACCACAGCCCTCGCGGTGACGGTCGGCACCGACGGCTACCACTCCGACCCGGCGGGGCTCTCCTGGTGGTACGCCGTGTGCTGGGCGCTGTTCGCGGTCGCGGTGTGGGCGGTGCGCAAGGTTCCCGCGCGCGCGGTGGTTCCACTGGTGCTGGCCGGGTCCCTCGCGATCGCCGTCACCGGTCTCGTGGCGCCGCCCCGGACCAGCACCGACATGTACCGCTACGCCTGGGACGGGCGCGTCCAGGCCGCCGGGATCTCGCCCTACGACCACGTCCCCGCCGACCCCGCGCTCTCGCGCCTGCGCGACCCCTGGCTCTTCCCGTCGGGCGCCGCGTGCACCGGCCCCGACCGGGCACGCGTCTCCGCGGAGGTGTGCACCCGGCTCAACCGTCCCCGGGTCCACACCATCTACCCGCCGCAGGCGGAGGGCTACTTCCGGGTCGTCCACGCGCTGTCCCCGGACGGCGCCCGCCACAAGCCCCTCCAGATCGGCGGCGCGCTGCTCTCCGTGGCCACCACGGTCGCGCTGCTGCTGATCCTCCGCCGGCGGGGCGCCCGCTGGAGGGCGGCGTACTGGGCGTGGTGCCCCGCCGTACCCGTCGAAGCGGTCAACAACGCCCACGTCGACGTCCTGGGCGTGCTGTTCACCGTCGCCGCCCTGGGCGTCGTCGCACGCCACCGCCGCGCGGGCGGCGCCCTGCTGGGACTGGCCGTCGCGACCAAGATGCTGCCCGCCGTCGTCCTGCCCGGCGCCCTGGCCGGCGTACGCGGCGTGCGGGACGCGGCCAGGGTGGCCGTCACCGCGGCCGCCGTGGTGACGGTCCTCTACGCCCCCTACCTCCTGTGGTCGCGGGCGTCCGTCTTCGGCTTCCTCGGCGGCTACGTGGCGGAGGAGGGATACGACGACGCGTCGGCCCGCAACCGCTTCGCCCTGCTGCGGCTCGTCCTGCCCGACGCGTGGGCGCTGCCGGCCGTGGTGGTGGTCCTCGCGGCCGTCGCGGTGTACGTGATGCGGCGCGGCGACCCCGAACGCCCCTGGGCCGGCGCCCTGACGGTCACCGGCACCGCCTTCCTCCTCCTCACGCCCGGCTATTCCTGGTACGCCCTGCTCCTGGTCGCCCTGGTGGCGCTGGACGGCCGGTGGGAATGGCTCACGGTCGCGGTCGCGGGCGCCGCCCGGTACGTCACGGCCCGCGCGTTCGACGAACCGGACACGGTCGGCACCACCGCGTACGCCGTCGCGGCGGGGCTGGTCCTGGCCGCCTGGGTCCGGCGGCGGCACACCGGCCGGCCCGGCGGGCAGGAGCCCACAGCCCGGGGAGGGCCGTCGGCCGCAACCCGCGACGCGTCGTCAGCGGCGTCACGCTGA
- a CDS encoding molybdopterin-dependent oxidoreductase, with the protein MSPRPLPRPAPPSFSGRLHDPRTATAVGRLLGAAVAVCFLTGVVSHYLQQPPGWLADRLPGRPVWGYRLSQGLHVASGLAAIPLLLAKLWAVYPRLFVWPPVRSARHALERLSVAVLVATAVFQLFTGLLNIVEWYPWPFSFVPVHFAVAWVLAGSVLLHVAVKAPDIRAHWSRRSAGTLALPDEDAADRRSLLLAVGAAAGAVTVTTVGQAFTPLRSLDLLAPRHPDVGPQGVPVNRTAAAARVTGASLRGWRLEVLGPRPYELSLPRLASLPQTEATLPIACVEGWSVSARWGGVRIRDLLERAGAPAGAAVRVVSLEARGAYRVMEMGGEYAGDPLTLLALRLNGQVLSADHGFPARIIAPNRPGVLQTKWVTRLEVL; encoded by the coding sequence ATGAGTCCACGACCCCTCCCCCGCCCCGCACCACCGTCCTTCTCGGGCCGGCTGCACGACCCGCGTACCGCCACGGCCGTCGGACGCCTGCTGGGCGCGGCCGTGGCGGTGTGCTTCCTGACCGGTGTGGTCAGCCACTACCTGCAGCAGCCGCCCGGGTGGCTGGCGGACCGGCTTCCCGGCCGGCCCGTGTGGGGCTACCGGTTGAGCCAGGGCCTGCACGTCGCCAGTGGCCTGGCGGCCATTCCGCTGCTGCTGGCGAAGCTGTGGGCGGTCTATCCGCGGCTGTTCGTGTGGCCCCCGGTCCGTTCCGCGCGGCACGCGCTGGAGCGGCTGTCGGTGGCCGTGCTCGTCGCCACCGCCGTCTTCCAGTTGTTCACCGGTCTGCTGAACATCGTCGAGTGGTATCCGTGGCCGTTCTCCTTCGTCCCGGTGCACTTCGCCGTCGCCTGGGTGCTGGCCGGTTCGGTCCTGCTGCACGTGGCGGTCAAGGCGCCGGACATCAGGGCGCACTGGAGCAGGCGGTCCGCGGGCACGCTCGCGCTGCCGGACGAGGACGCGGCCGACCGGCGGTCGCTGCTGCTGGCGGTCGGGGCGGCGGCCGGGGCGGTCACCGTGACCACCGTCGGCCAGGCGTTCACCCCGCTGAGGTCGCTGGACCTGCTCGCGCCCCGCCACCCCGATGTGGGCCCGCAGGGCGTGCCGGTGAACCGCACCGCCGCGGCGGCCCGGGTGACCGGGGCGTCGCTGCGCGGGTGGCGGCTGGAGGTGCTCGGGCCCCGGCCGTACGAGCTGTCGCTGCCTCGGCTGGCGTCCCTGCCGCAGACGGAGGCGACGCTGCCGATCGCGTGCGTGGAGGGCTGGAGCGTGTCGGCCCGGTGGGGCGGAGTGCGGATCCGGGACCTGCTGGAGCGGGCGGGAGCCCCCGCGGGTGCGGCGGTCCGGGTGGTGTCCCTGGAGGCGCGGGGCGCGTACCGGGTGATGGAGATGGGCGGGGAGTACGCCGGCGACCCCCTGACGCTGCTCGCGCTCCGCCTGAACGGCCAGGTGCTGTCGGCCGACCACGGCTTCCCGGCGCGGATCATCGCGCCCAACCGGCCCGGGGTGCTGCAGACGAAGTGGGTCACCCGCCTGGAGGTGCTCTGA
- a CDS encoding class I SAM-dependent methyltransferase has protein sequence MTTTAWRADPYTDALSRGRGRLFLRRDDGWMLPLDVERWCGAPDRADLTVLRRCLGPVLDIGCGPGRLVAALTAQGRTALGIDVSPAAVDRTRRSGGTALCRSVFDPLPGEGTWRTALLIDGNIGIGGDPVALLRRVAELTGGPARIVAETTADDTTDERCEVRVEDADGARGAPFPWARVGARALRRHAAAAGWRQARQWTAGGRVFVELRRR, from the coding sequence ATGACCACCACGGCATGGCGGGCGGACCCCTACACGGACGCCCTGAGCCGGGGACGCGGCCGGCTGTTCCTGCGCCGCGACGACGGCTGGATGCTGCCGCTCGACGTGGAACGCTGGTGCGGCGCACCCGACCGCGCCGACCTGACCGTGCTGCGGCGCTGCCTCGGGCCCGTGCTGGACATCGGCTGCGGTCCCGGCCGCCTGGTCGCGGCGCTCACCGCGCAGGGCAGGACCGCCCTCGGTATCGACGTGAGCCCCGCGGCCGTGGACCGCACCCGGCGCAGCGGGGGCACAGCATTGTGCCGCTCGGTGTTCGACCCGCTGCCGGGGGAGGGCACCTGGCGCACAGCCCTGCTCATCGACGGCAACATCGGCATCGGTGGCGACCCCGTGGCGCTGTTGCGCCGGGTGGCCGAACTGACCGGCGGCCCGGCGAGGATCGTCGCCGAGACCACCGCCGACGACACCACCGACGAACGCTGCGAGGTCCGCGTGGAGGACGCCGACGGCGCCCGCGGCGCCCCCTTCCCCTGGGCCCGGGTCGGCGCCCGGGCCCTGCGCCGGCACGCCGCGGCGGCCGGCTGGCGGCAGGCCCGTCAGTGGACGGCCGGCGGGCGGGTGTTCGTCGAACTGCGACGCCGCTGA
- a CDS encoding TIGR04282 family arsenosugar biosynthesis glycosyltransferase yields the protein MTTLLVIAKAPVPGRVKTRLTPPFTASEAARLAEAALSDTLRTVAALPAARRIVVLDGPPGPWLPPGVDVAPQCGGGLDERLAAAFALSDGPALLVGMDTPQIGEAVLAPALAPGAWRAHDAWFGPAVDGGFWALGLARPDPRLLRGVPMSRPTTGAAVRRRLTGAGLRVADLPLLRDVDTGHDARLVAAQAPGTRFATLHARLTARAR from the coding sequence ATGACCACCCTGCTCGTCATCGCCAAGGCCCCCGTACCGGGGCGGGTGAAGACCCGTCTCACGCCGCCCTTCACCGCCTCCGAAGCGGCCCGGCTGGCCGAGGCGGCGCTCAGCGACACCCTGCGTACGGTCGCGGCCCTCCCGGCGGCGCGCCGGATCGTCGTGCTGGACGGCCCGCCGGGACCGTGGCTGCCGCCGGGCGTCGACGTGGCACCGCAGTGCGGAGGCGGCCTCGACGAACGGCTCGCGGCCGCCTTCGCCCTCAGCGACGGCCCCGCGCTGCTCGTCGGCATGGACACCCCCCAGATCGGCGAGGCGGTGCTGGCGCCCGCGCTGGCACCCGGCGCCTGGCGGGCGCACGACGCCTGGTTCGGTCCGGCCGTCGACGGCGGCTTCTGGGCCCTGGGGCTCGCCCGGCCCGACCCACGGCTCCTGCGCGGCGTACCGATGTCGCGGCCCACGACCGGCGCGGCCGTGCGACGGCGGTTGACCGGAGCCGGTCTGCGCGTCGCCGACCTGCCGCTGCTGCGGGACGTGGACACCGGGCACGACGCCCGGCTCGTCGCGGCCCAGGCCCCCGGGACCCGGTTCGCCACGCTGCACGCCCGGCTGACGGCGAGGGCCCGATGA
- a CDS encoding glycosyltransferase family 2 protein: MNLKANPTVDVVLPCLDEAQALPWVLARIPAGWRAIVVDNGSTDGSGGIARDLGAVVVDEPRKGFGAACHAGLTAATADVVCFCDCDASLDPGLLAPFAAAVAAGDADLVLGRRRPQAPGAWPPHARLANLALARMVRRRTGLRLGDLGPMRAASRHALLALNLTDRRSGYPLQMVVRAADAGWRVREVDVPYLPRTGRSKVTGTWRGTWQAVRDMSRVLAVPGEAR, from the coding sequence GTGAACCTCAAGGCGAACCCCACAGTCGATGTTGTACTGCCCTGTCTGGACGAGGCGCAGGCCCTGCCATGGGTGCTGGCCAGAATCCCCGCCGGCTGGCGTGCGATCGTCGTCGACAACGGCTCCACGGACGGCTCGGGCGGCATCGCCCGCGACCTGGGCGCGGTCGTCGTCGACGAACCGCGCAAGGGCTTCGGCGCCGCCTGCCACGCCGGACTGACCGCGGCCACCGCCGACGTGGTCTGCTTCTGCGACTGCGACGCCTCACTCGACCCCGGCCTGCTGGCACCCTTCGCCGCAGCCGTCGCGGCGGGCGACGCCGACCTGGTGCTCGGCCGCCGACGCCCCCAGGCACCCGGCGCGTGGCCCCCGCACGCACGCCTGGCCAACCTGGCCCTCGCCCGGATGGTGCGCCGGCGCACCGGTCTGCGCCTCGGCGACCTGGGCCCCATGCGCGCCGCGTCCCGCCACGCGCTGCTCGCGCTGAACCTCACCGACCGCCGCAGCGGGTACCCCTTGCAGATGGTCGTGCGGGCGGCCGACGCGGGCTGGCGCGTGCGCGAGGTCGACGTGCCCTATCTTCCGCGCACCGGCCGGTCGAAGGTCACCGGCACCTGGCGCGGCACCTGGCAGGCCGTACGCGACATGAGCAGGGTGCTCGCCGTTCCGGGGGAGGCGCGATGA